One window of the Haloarcula halobia genome contains the following:
- a CDS encoding DUF7282 domain-containing protein — translation MHTHTRKVTALSLVLLMLVSSSIAIGFAGASLQQAGNAGNAGNVGAATVSFSDQTTAGTTVTVDSVNVSEGGFVAIHDSSLLEGNVAGSVIGVSEYLEPGEHEDVEITLFDVPGAEFDQSELTEDDTLIAMPHLDTNANETYDFVETDGAADGPYVTEDGSPVTDAANVTVEAEELTEGESYTVSNLSAPPSVEEGDPVTVSATITNPNDVADTQEVVFRFDGTVVVREEVELAAQNSTTVSYTLDTSEVDTGSYFHGVYTRSDGAPAQIQVVDDVQSFEVSNLSAPEAVEVGSEFTVTATITNPNAFVSRQSVEFRFQGGLVEARDVSLDAESNSTVEFQADASDVSPGTYIHSVFTRDFGQSALITVETPGEGPPTEEPTEEPTEEPTEEPTEEPTEEPTEEPTEEPTEEPTEEPTEEPTEEPTEEPTEEPTEEPTEEPTEEPTEEPTEGDA, via the coding sequence ATGCACACACATACCAGAAAAGTCACAGCACTCTCGCTGGTGCTGTTGATGCTCGTATCATCTTCAATCGCGATCGGCTTTGCCGGCGCGTCGCTGCAACAGGCCGGGAACGCCGGGAACGCTGGGAACGTCGGCGCCGCGACGGTCTCGTTCTCCGACCAGACGACGGCCGGGACGACAGTCACCGTCGACTCGGTCAACGTCTCCGAGGGCGGGTTCGTCGCGATACACGATAGTAGCCTGCTGGAGGGCAACGTAGCCGGGAGCGTCATCGGAGTGAGCGAGTATCTCGAACCCGGCGAGCACGAGGACGTCGAAATCACGCTGTTCGACGTCCCGGGCGCAGAGTTCGATCAAAGCGAACTCACCGAAGACGACACGCTGATCGCGATGCCGCATCTGGACACGAACGCCAACGAAACGTACGACTTCGTCGAGACGGACGGCGCGGCGGACGGTCCGTACGTGACAGAAGACGGCTCGCCGGTGACTGACGCGGCCAACGTCACCGTCGAAGCGGAGGAGCTCACGGAGGGTGAGTCGTACACCGTCTCGAACCTCTCGGCACCGCCGTCCGTCGAAGAGGGTGACCCGGTGACCGTCAGTGCGACGATAACGAACCCGAACGACGTCGCAGACACGCAGGAAGTCGTCTTCAGGTTCGACGGCACCGTAGTGGTCCGCGAAGAGGTCGAACTCGCGGCCCAAAACTCGACGACCGTCTCGTACACTCTCGATACGTCGGAAGTCGACACCGGGTCGTACTTCCACGGCGTGTACACGCGGTCCGACGGCGCGCCAGCACAGATCCAGGTCGTCGACGACGTACAGTCCTTCGAGGTGTCGAACCTCTCGGCCCCCGAGGCTGTCGAAGTTGGCAGCGAGTTCACGGTGACCGCGACCATCACCAACCCCAACGCGTTCGTCAGCAGACAGTCCGTCGAGTTCCGGTTCCAGGGTGGCCTCGTCGAGGCACGGGACGTCTCCCTCGACGCTGAGAGCAATTCCACGGTCGAGTTCCAGGCTGACGCGAGCGACGTCAGTCCGGGCACGTACATCCACAGCGTCTTCACCCGTGACTTCGGACAGTCGGCACTCATCACCGTCGAGACACCTGGAGAGGGCCCACCGACTGAGGAACCCACCGAAGAACCGACTGAGGAACCCACCGAAGAACCGACTGAGGAACCCACCGAAGAACCGACTGAGGAACCCACCGAAGAACCGACTGAGGAACCCACCGAAGAACCGACTGAGGAACCCACCGAAGAACCGACTGAGGAACCCACCGAAGAACCGACTGAGGAACCCACCGAAGAACCGACTGAGGAACCCACCGAAGAACCGACTGAGGGCGACGCGTAG
- a CDS encoding cbb3-type cytochrome c oxidase subunit I produces MAAGDLLLTGLMAVLLVGIAALLTRIEDWRSYTPLAGGGSATGETVVHREKPTGVIRWLTTVDHKDIGLLYGAYAVIALAVGGIMAMLIRLQLVTPAGALLGPNAYNGILTSHGITMLFLFGTPIIAAFANYFIPLLIGADDMAFPRINAIAFWLLPPAALLIWAGFFLAPITGNMIEPAQTSWTMYTPLSVEQTNPGVDFMLLGLHLSGVAATMGAINFIATIFTERDDEVSWATLDIFSWTVLTQSALILFAFPLLGSAIVMLLLDRNLATTFFAVEGGGPLLWQHLFWFFGHPEVYILVLPPMGLVSLILPKFSGRKLFGFKFVVYSTLAIGVLSFGVWAHHMFSTGMDPRLRASFMAVSIAIAIPSAVKTFNWITTMWNGRLRLTTPMLFCIGFIANFIIGGVTGVFLAAVPVNLILHDTYYVVGHFHYIVMGAIGFAAFAGIYYWFPVFTGRMYQRTLGKAHFWLSMVGTNITFFAMLALGYLGMPRRYATYQFDGAIAPLAQVQTFHIAASVGAVILFVGQIIFVWNLVQSWLEGPVVQDGDPWDLERDGMLDREFEWFDRKLETAVADGGEDEDQSVLPDGGERTDADD; encoded by the coding sequence ATGGCAGCAGGAGATCTATTGCTGACGGGGTTGATGGCCGTCCTCCTCGTCGGCATTGCCGCGCTTTTGACACGCATCGAGGACTGGCGGTCGTACACGCCGCTGGCGGGCGGGGGTTCCGCTACCGGCGAGACCGTCGTCCACAGAGAGAAGCCGACGGGGGTCATCCGCTGGCTGACGACCGTCGACCACAAGGACATCGGCCTCCTCTACGGGGCCTACGCGGTCATCGCGCTCGCCGTGGGCGGCATCATGGCGATGCTCATCCGCCTCCAGCTGGTCACGCCCGCCGGTGCCCTGCTGGGGCCGAACGCGTACAACGGCATCCTGACGAGCCACGGCATCACGATGCTGTTCCTGTTCGGGACGCCCATCATCGCGGCGTTCGCGAACTACTTCATCCCGCTGCTCATCGGGGCCGACGACATGGCGTTCCCGCGCATCAACGCAATCGCGTTCTGGCTGCTCCCGCCCGCGGCGCTGCTCATCTGGGCCGGGTTCTTCCTCGCGCCCATCACCGGCAACATGATCGAACCGGCCCAGACCAGCTGGACGATGTACACGCCGCTGTCGGTCGAACAGACCAACCCCGGCGTCGACTTCATGCTGCTCGGCCTGCACCTCTCGGGCGTCGCGGCGACCATGGGGGCCATCAACTTCATCGCGACCATCTTCACCGAGCGAGACGACGAGGTGAGCTGGGCGACGCTTGACATCTTCTCGTGGACGGTCCTCACCCAGTCGGCGCTCATCCTCTTTGCCTTCCCGCTGCTGGGCAGCGCCATCGTCATGCTGCTGCTCGACCGCAACCTCGCGACGACGTTCTTCGCTGTCGAGGGCGGCGGGCCGCTGCTCTGGCAGCACCTGTTCTGGTTCTTCGGCCACCCCGAAGTGTACATCCTGGTCCTGCCGCCGATGGGCCTGGTCAGCCTCATCCTGCCGAAGTTCTCGGGCCGGAAGCTCTTTGGCTTCAAGTTCGTCGTCTACTCGACGCTGGCCATCGGCGTGCTGTCCTTCGGCGTCTGGGCCCACCACATGTTCTCGACGGGCATGGACCCGCGACTGCGGGCCTCGTTCATGGCCGTCTCGATCGCTATCGCCATCCCGAGTGCAGTCAAGACGTTCAACTGGATCACGACGATGTGGAACGGCCGGCTGCGCCTGACGACGCCGATGCTGTTCTGTATCGGCTTCATCGCGAACTTCATCATCGGCGGCGTGACCGGCGTCTTCCTCGCCGCGGTCCCGGTCAACCTCATCCTCCACGACACCTACTACGTCGTCGGCCACTTCCACTACATCGTCATGGGCGCCATCGGCTTTGCCGCGTTCGCCGGCATCTACTACTGGTTCCCGGTCTTCACCGGCCGGATGTACCAGCGTACGCTCGGGAAGGCCCACTTCTGGCTCTCGATGGTCGGGACGAACATCACGTTCTTCGCGATGCTGGCGCTTGGCTACCTCGGGATGCCCCGCCGGTACGCGACCTACCAGTTCGACGGCGCCATCGCGCCGCTGGCACAGGTCCAGACGTTCCACATCGCCGCGTCCGTCGGTGCGGTCATCCTGTTCGTCGGCCAGATAATCTTCGTCTGGAACCTCGTCCAGTCGTGGCTCGAGGGCCCGGTCGTCCAGGACGGCGACCCGTGGGACCTGGAGCGCGACGGCATGCTCGACCGCGAGTTCGAGTGGTTCGACCGGAAGCTCGAGACGGCCGTCGCCGACGGCGGTGAAGACGAGGACCAGTCAGTGCTGCCCGACGGCGGCGAGCGGACCGACGCGGACGACTGA